In the Campylobacteraceae bacterium genome, one interval contains:
- a CDS encoding biopolymer transporter ExbD has translation MKRRETLGMDLTPIIDIVFILLIFFMLTSVFKKEEFALKLTLPSAQAKELEVTQEEIFIEVSQDKLAIKGISVSFNSLEDNLKEIKDKNRTIIVRIDKKVMYEKVIKVLDLLQKYELHNLALVTNPN, from the coding sequence ATGAAAAGAAGAGAAACACTGGGAATGGATTTAACTCCAATAATTGATATTGTATTTATTCTTTTGATATTTTTTATGCTTACTTCTGTTTTTAAAAAAGAAGAGTTTGCATTAAAACTAACCCTGCCCTCTGCGCAAGCTAAAGAACTGGAAGTCACTCAAGAAGAGATATTTATTGAAGTAAGTCAAGATAAACTTGCTATCAAAGGAATAAGTGTTTCGTTTAACTCACTAGAAGATAATCTAAAAGAAATAAAAGATAAAAACAGAACTATTATTGTAAGAATTGATAAAAAAGTGATGTATGAAAAAGTAATAAAAGTATTGGATTTATTACAAAAATATGAGCTTCATAATTTGGCGTTAGTAACAAATCCAAATTAA
- the hsrA gene encoding homeostatic response regulator transcription factor HsrA, protein MRILIIEDEITLNRTLQEGLSDFGYQVDAAENYKDAVYFIDIRNYDLVLTDWMLPDGDGIELCKLVKNRSSRTAVVVVSARDDKESEIEALRAGADDYIKKPFDFDILLARIEARLRFGGTNVIEIDELVINPDEEKITYNGVEIELKGKPFEVLTHLARHREQIVSKEQLLDAIWEEPELVTPNVIEVAINQIRQKMDKPLNISTIETIRRRGYRFCYPVKDEEAKAKA, encoded by the coding sequence ATGAGAATTTTAATTATTGAAGATGAAATTACTTTAAACAGAACATTACAAGAGGGTCTTAGTGATTTTGGTTATCAAGTAGATGCAGCTGAAAACTATAAAGATGCTGTTTATTTTATTGATATCAGAAACTATGATCTGGTATTAACTGACTGGATGTTACCAGATGGTGACGGTATCGAGTTATGTAAACTTGTAAAAAACAGATCTTCAAGAACAGCTGTAGTAGTTGTATCTGCAAGAGATGACAAAGAAAGTGAAATCGAAGCTTTAAGAGCTGGTGCAGATGATTATATTAAAAAACCATTTGATTTCGATATTTTACTTGCAAGAATAGAAGCAAGATTAAGATTTGGTGGAACGAATGTAATTGAAATTGATGAATTAGTAATCAATCCAGATGAAGAAAAAATCACTTACAATGGTGTAGAAATAGAATTAAAAGGGAAACCTTTTGAAGTATTAACTCACTTAGCACGTCACAGAGAACAAATTGTTTCTAAAGAACAATTGTTAGACGCAATTTGGGAAGAGCCTGAATTAGTTACTCCGAACGTAATTGAAGTTGCTATTAATCAAATTAGACAAAAAATGGATAAACCATTAAATATTTCTACTATTGAAACTATTAGAAGAAGAGGTTACAGATTCTGTTACCCAGTAAAAGATGAAGAAGCTAAAGCTAAAGCTTAA
- a CDS encoding CoA-binding protein: MDYEEASINSSETEIYRIFENTKTIAIIGCSPKEEKDSNRVARYLQSVGFRIVPVYPKEEQILGEDVYRSLADIPFKIDMVNIFRKAKEIDVIVDMAIKRGDIDCLWTQLGLVNNEACQRAHDASIKIVQDKCTKIEHAKIV, encoded by the coding sequence ATGGATTATGAAGAAGCAAGTATCAACTCAAGTGAAACAGAGATTTATAGAATTTTTGAAAATACTAAAACAATTGCTATAATTGGTTGTTCTCCTAAAGAGGAAAAAGATTCTAATAGAGTTGCAAGATATTTGCAAAGTGTTGGCTTTAGAATCGTGCCTGTTTACCCAAAAGAAGAACAAATCTTAGGGGAAGATGTTTATAGATCGTTAGCAGATATTCCTTTTAAAATAGATATGGTTAATATTTTTAGAAAAGCAAAAGAAATTGATGTTATTGTAGATATGGCCATTAAAAGAGGTGATATTGATTGTCTTTGGACACAATTAGGTCTTGTTAATAATGAAGCTTGCCAAAGAGCACATGATGCTTCTATTAAAATTGTTCAAGATAAATGTACAAAAATTGAACACGCTAAAATAGTATAA
- a CDS encoding peptidylprolyl isomerase yields the protein MNKSVIGFITGLTICIASLNAGTVYATVNGSEITSEDIALVIRNPKIKFDNLDKVQKDKLLNKLVDQKLLAQEAIKSGIKKNSEYKMALAKLTENLALEFWVQKKLKEIKVSKKEKQQFYNNNKNKFETPLQLSASHILVKTQDEAIALIKELDKATNKKETFTKLAKSKSVGPSGKNGGALGIFTLDKMVPEFANAANALKKGNYTKKSVKTQFGYHVIYLDDRMPAGFVKFEQVEAKISQNLLAKKFNDFLKNTADSLRKKSKIVIK from the coding sequence ATGAATAAAAGTGTGATTGGTTTTATAACAGGGCTTACAATATGTATTGCTTCATTAAACGCAGGGACTGTATATGCAACAGTAAATGGATCTGAAATTACTTCAGAAGATATTGCTTTAGTTATTAGAAACCCAAAGATTAAATTTGATAATTTGGATAAAGTACAAAAAGACAAATTGTTAAATAAACTGGTTGATCAAAAATTACTTGCTCAAGAAGCTATAAAAAGTGGAATCAAAAAAAACAGTGAATATAAAATGGCTTTGGCTAAATTAACAGAGAACTTAGCATTAGAATTTTGGGTACAAAAAAAGTTAAAAGAAATAAAAGTATCTAAAAAAGAAAAACAACAGTTTTATAATAACAATAAAAATAAGTTTGAAACACCTTTACAATTAAGTGCTTCACATATTTTAGTTAAAACACAAGATGAAGCAATAGCGCTAATCAAAGAATTAGACAAAGCTACAAATAAAAAAGAAACTTTTACTAAATTAGCAAAAAGTAAATCTGTTGGTCCTTCTGGAAAAAATGGTGGAGCTTTAGGTATATTTACTTTGGATAAAATGGTTCCTGAATTTGCAAACGCTGCAAACGCTTTAAAAAAAGGAAACTACACAAAAAAATCTGTTAAAACACAATTTGGATATCATGTAATATACTTAGACGATAGAATGCCTGCTGGATTTGTAAAATTTGAGCAAGTAGAAGCTAAAATATCTCAAAATCTTTTAGCAAAAAAGTTTAATGATTTTCTTAAAAACACAGCTGATAGTTTAAGAAAAAAATCAAAGATAGTAATTAAATAA
- a CDS encoding TolC family protein, producing MRTLILFLFINVVCFSQEILSPQQTEILNDKNKIKQNQADILEHSWINPVIFEVDLSKNKHINSSASMKNKKIFINIEQDIYKSGGITKTIDKAKILKKISTLEYIKNRRILESNIYEMVLNLSKIDLQIEKVEYFISNKNIDILKQENMYKNGLLELFVLDESIIEVVEHKNEKEDLLIKKNSLLLELASISNENYKDIDVSQNRMVSFDIFMNNNINIKVDVLSYEKNGLDREITASLFLPKISAYATYGYENMEREKNDTFYSYGLKLNIPFDYNSKKERAVKNISFKLAGKKLAERKKDEILFYKYIKEDIKLINNKIKNSVKILRKYENIFLTVKEMHHYSLKTVDDVNRMLNTIKINTLKIKILTIDKKLIINKIYKKLKPYNE from the coding sequence ATGAGAACATTAATACTTTTTTTATTTATAAATGTTGTTTGTTTTTCACAAGAAATACTAAGCCCACAACAAACTGAGATATTAAACGATAAGAATAAAATCAAACAAAATCAAGCAGATATACTAGAACATTCTTGGATAAACCCTGTGATATTTGAAGTAGATTTATCAAAAAATAAACATATAAATTCTAGTGCAAGCATGAAAAATAAAAAAATTTTTATTAATATTGAACAAGATATTTATAAAAGTGGAGGTATTACTAAAACAATAGATAAAGCCAAAATACTTAAGAAAATAAGCACTCTGGAATATATAAAAAATCGAAGAATCCTAGAATCAAATATTTATGAAATGGTATTAAATTTAAGTAAAATTGATTTACAAATAGAAAAAGTAGAATATTTTATTTCTAATAAAAACATAGATATACTTAAACAAGAAAATATGTACAAAAATGGTTTATTGGAATTATTTGTTTTGGATGAAAGTATTATAGAAGTAGTAGAACATAAGAATGAAAAAGAAGATTTATTAATTAAAAAAAACAGCTTATTATTAGAACTTGCATCTATATCTAATGAAAATTACAAAGATATAGACGTAAGTCAAAACAGAATGGTTTCATTTGATATTTTTATGAATAACAATATTAATATTAAAGTAGATGTTTTAAGCTACGAAAAAAATGGTTTAGATCGTGAAATAACAGCATCTTTATTTTTGCCAAAAATATCAGCCTATGCTACTTATGGTTATGAAAATATGGAAAGAGAAAAAAATGATACTTTTTATTCTTATGGTTTAAAACTTAATATTCCTTTTGATTATAATAGTAAAAAAGAACGTGCTGTAAAAAATATCTCTTTTAAATTGGCTGGTAAAAAATTAGCAGAAAGAAAAAAAGATGAAATTCTTTTTTATAAATATATCAAAGAAGATATAAAATTAATAAATAACAAAATAAAAAATAGTGTGAAGATCTTAAGAAAATATGAAAATATTTTTTTAACAGTGAAAGAAATGCATCACTATTCTTTAAAAACAGTAGACGATGTAAATAGAATGTTGAATACTATCAAAATCAATACCTTGAAAATTAAAATTTTGACAATAGATAAAAAGCTCATCATAAACAAAATATATAAAAAACTAAAGCCTTATAATGAATAA
- a CDS encoding phosphoesterase encodes MKLFHISHTDLDGYGCHMLTQEHFKTGTFLNANYGQEVKLAIKKVLEEIKNENNESVLFLITDVNLTSGEAKDLDKEVSALNKEGKNIELQLLDHHGTGQKSADKYDWYFLDTKRCATKIVYEYLQDKFQAFDENEKKILDPLVAAINAVDIWLDDEVDNFEFGKVLLTMISKVREINNILFAKENRDFRIYLLKEAGKLINEKNAAIVLDEKIYFLKKKYLQQDAKNDTIDNLSSKYLVHCLNIIKDDLTLSYKGHKGIFTYTLGGISIPANAFLKANTDYDFFIDISRKGNTSLRADGKVDVSMLATKLANGGGHPNASGCKFDDFRESINLSDTRAFLQNKLDKIS; translated from the coding sequence ATGAAACTTTTTCATATTTCGCATACCGATTTAGATGGTTACGGTTGTCATATGTTGACGCAAGAACATTTTAAAACAGGAACATTTTTAAATGCTAATTATGGTCAGGAAGTAAAATTGGCAATTAAAAAAGTTTTAGAAGAAATTAAAAATGAAAACAACGAGAGTGTTCTTTTTTTGATTACAGATGTTAATTTAACATCAGGGGAAGCTAAAGATTTAGATAAAGAAGTATCTGCTTTAAATAAAGAAGGCAAAAACATTGAACTTCAGCTTTTAGATCATCATGGAACAGGACAAAAAAGCGCAGATAAATATGACTGGTATTTTTTAGATACCAAAAGATGTGCAACTAAAATTGTTTATGAATATTTGCAAGATAAATTTCAAGCTTTTGATGAAAATGAAAAAAAAATATTAGATCCTTTAGTAGCTGCTATTAATGCTGTTGATATTTGGTTAGATGATGAAGTAGATAATTTTGAATTTGGAAAAGTACTTTTAACAATGATTTCTAAGGTGCGAGAAATTAATAATATTCTTTTTGCAAAAGAAAACAGAGACTTTAGAATTTATTTATTAAAAGAAGCGGGAAAATTAATTAACGAAAAAAATGCAGCCATTGTTTTGGATGAAAAGATTTATTTTTTAAAGAAAAAATACTTACAACAAGATGCTAAAAATGACACTATAGATAATTTATCATCTAAGTATTTAGTTCATTGTTTAAATATTATTAAAGATGATTTAACGCTTTCTTATAAAGGCCATAAAGGGATCTTCACTTATACACTAGGGGGTATTTCTATTCCTGCAAATGCTTTTTTGAAAGCCAATACAGATTATGATTTTTTTATTGATATCTCAAGAAAAGGAAATACTTCTTTACGAGCGGATGGCAAAGTAGATGTTTCAATGCTTGCTACTAAACTAGCAAATGGTGGAGGGCATCCAAATGCTTCTGGTTGTAAATTTGATGATTTCAGAGAATCCATTAATTTAAGTGATACAAGAGCATTCTTGCAAAATAAATTAGATAAAATCTCTTAG
- a CDS encoding 1-aminocyclopropane-1-carboxylate deaminase/D-cysteine desulfhydrase gives MKCINSPIEKIKYNNIDVYIKRDDLLDKEFSGNKARKLYYFLQKDLSTYTKIISYGSIQANSLYSLSALAKIKNLELDYYVYKIPSYLKNNIQGNYKEALVLGANIIEIDCENIKEYLIKNILKAEVTALFIDEGARVKEAQVGIKILADEISSWALQNKINNLKIVLPSGTGTTSLFLQKYLAFEVLTCVCVGDEKYLKEQFISLNKNEKEHPFILPQKKKYHFGKLYKEFYEIYQNLLEQTQLEFELLYDPSAWLCLEEYAKKHEDEAYTYLYIHQGGILGNESMLARYERKFPKNTAKNK, from the coding sequence ATGAAATGCATAAACTCCCCCATAGAAAAAATCAAATACAATAATATTGATGTTTATATAAAAAGAGATGATTTATTAGACAAAGAGTTTTCTGGAAATAAAGCCAGAAAACTCTATTATTTTTTACAAAAAGATTTAAGTACTTATACAAAAATTATATCTTATGGTTCCATTCAGGCGAATTCTTTGTATTCTTTAAGTGCTTTGGCAAAAATAAAGAATTTAGAGCTAGATTATTATGTCTATAAAATTCCTTCTTACTTGAAAAACAATATTCAAGGGAATTATAAAGAAGCTCTTGTTTTGGGTGCTAATATTATAGAAATTGATTGTGAAAATATAAAAGAATATTTAATTAAGAATATTTTAAAAGCAGAAGTTACTGCGCTTTTTATTGATGAAGGTGCCAGAGTAAAAGAAGCACAAGTAGGTATTAAAATACTTGCAGATGAAATCTCTTCTTGGGCTTTACAAAACAAGATTAATAATTTAAAGATTGTTTTACCTAGCGGCACAGGAACCACTTCTTTATTTTTACAAAAATATCTTGCTTTTGAAGTATTAACTTGTGTTTGTGTAGGAGATGAAAAATATTTAAAAGAACAATTTATTTCTTTAAATAAGAATGAAAAAGAACATCCTTTTATTTTGCCTCAAAAGAAAAAATATCACTTTGGAAAACTTTATAAAGAGTTCTATGAAATCTATCAAAACCTTTTAGAACAAACACAGCTTGAATTTGAACTTTTATACGATCCAAGTGCGTGGTTATGTTTAGAAGAATATGCAAAAAAACATGAAGATGAGGCTTATACTTATTTGTATATTCATCAAGGTGGAATACTAGGAAATGAGTCAATGTTAGCACGGTATGAAAGAAAATTTCCTAAAAATA
- a CDS encoding AraC family transcriptional regulator: MKNTYKETMFKVLNEIEENLEYVEIEDLIKISGYSYFHFHRIFLGCTGESIKKYIKRLRMQEAVMKLQLKQGSITSIAMNSGFNTASSFNKAFKNMFSCSPSAYIKESNRFLQDIKMIEPIKIEKINEFEVYSLRHLGDYMKCDSAWEKLVYFGVSNKVLDDDTRCFGITYDDPDFVEINKLRYDACIQKNKDVALKNDIKILTIGGGKYAKFLHKGSYKSLATTYISIYGSWIKENNIELRNEAPIEEYTVADVKDQDLRTEIWIAIV, translated from the coding sequence TTGAAAAATACATATAAAGAGACTATGTTTAAAGTGTTAAATGAAATTGAAGAAAATTTGGAATATGTTGAAATCGAAGACTTGATAAAGATTTCTGGATATTCATATTTTCATTTTCATCGTATTTTTTTGGGATGTACAGGAGAGAGTATTAAAAAATACATTAAACGCCTTAGAATGCAGGAAGCTGTAATGAAGTTACAATTAAAACAAGGAAGTATTACTTCTATTGCAATGAATTCTGGCTTTAATACCGCTTCGTCTTTTAACAAAGCTTTTAAAAATATGTTTTCATGTTCTCCTAGTGCTTATATTAAAGAATCGAATAGATTCTTACAGGATATTAAAATGATTGAACCTATCAAAATTGAAAAGATAAACGAGTTTGAAGTATATTCTTTACGTCACCTTGGGGATTACATGAAATGTGATTCTGCTTGGGAAAAATTGGTATATTTTGGTGTTAGTAATAAAGTCTTAGATGATGATACTAGATGTTTTGGCATTACCTACGATGATCCAGATTTTGTAGAAATAAATAAACTAAGATACGATGCTTGTATACAAAAAAATAAGGATGTAGCTCTTAAAAATGATATTAAGATTTTAACAATTGGGGGAGGAAAGTATGCAAAATTTCTTCATAAAGGTTCTTATAAAAGTTTAGCTACTACGTATATATCAATATATGGGTCGTGGATTAAAGAAAACAATATAGAACTAAGAAATGAAGCTCCTATTGAAGAATATACTGTAGCTGATGTAAAAGATCAAGATTTAAGAACAGAAATATGGATTGCTATTGTTTAG
- a CDS encoding Rrf2 family transcriptional regulator, translated as MLLTKKSEYALLSLVSITKSDKAKNVDELSKELNIPKSFLAKIMQNLAKNKIVISQRGVNGGFILARAHDELTILEITTAAEERIPSVFECSHSIHDCPTDIASTCTIWPLLSNLQGKVNNFLEELTLKDLTS; from the coding sequence ATGTTATTAACCAAAAAAAGTGAGTATGCACTTCTTTCTTTAGTTTCTATTACTAAAAGTGATAAAGCAAAGAATGTAGATGAATTATCAAAAGAGCTCAATATCCCTAAGTCTTTTTTAGCAAAAATAATGCAAAACTTAGCCAAAAATAAAATCGTTATTTCTCAAAGAGGTGTTAACGGTGGTTTTATTTTAGCAAGAGCACACGATGAATTAACTATTTTAGAGATTACTACTGCTGCAGAAGAGCGAATTCCTTCTGTTTTTGAGTGTTCTCACTCAATTCATGATTGTCCCACTGATATAGCAAGCACTTGCACTATCTGGCCTTTATTAAGTAACCTACAAGGTAAAGTAAATAATTTCTTAGAAGAATTAACGCTTAAAGATCTTACTTCATGA
- the fbaA gene encoding class II fructose-bisphosphate aldolase, with protein MSVLDIVKPGVLSGSEAKKLFDYAKENNFAIPAVNVVGTDSVNAVLEVAAKVNSPIIIQFSNGGATFYAGKGLKHKDAGILGGIAGAMHVHAMAEAYGVPVILHTDHAARKLLPWIDGLIKAGEDFFEKNGRPLYTSHMLDLSEESLDENIGTCVEYFKRMSKIDMMIEIELGITGGEEDGVDNTSIDNSLLYTQPEEVSYAYEELLKVSKNFTIAASFGNVHGVYKPGNVHLSPIILANSQAFIAKKFSTAKNEVSFVFHGGSGSDIEEIREAISYGVVKMNIDTDTQWAFWKGVKEYEAKNRDYLQAQIGNPEGEDKPNKSYYDPRKLLRAGQVTLIERLEVAYSDLQGLNKN; from the coding sequence TTGTCTGTATTAGATATTGTAAAACCCGGTGTATTAAGTGGTAGTGAGGCTAAAAAGCTTTTTGATTATGCAAAAGAAAACAATTTCGCAATTCCTGCTGTTAATGTAGTAGGAACTGATTCTGTAAATGCCGTATTAGAAGTAGCAGCTAAAGTTAATTCACCTATTATTATTCAGTTCTCAAATGGGGGAGCTACGTTTTACGCAGGTAAGGGTTTAAAACACAAAGATGCTGGAATCTTAGGTGGAATTGCTGGCGCTATGCATGTACATGCTATGGCAGAAGCTTACGGGGTTCCTGTTATCTTGCATACAGATCATGCGGCTAGAAAATTATTACCATGGATTGATGGTTTAATAAAAGCTGGGGAAGACTTTTTTGAAAAAAATGGACGTCCTTTATATACTTCACATATGCTTGATTTAAGTGAAGAAAGTTTAGATGAAAACATTGGAACCTGTGTTGAGTATTTCAAACGTATGTCAAAAATTGATATGATGATTGAAATTGAACTTGGGATTACTGGTGGGGAAGAAGATGGAGTAGATAATACAAGTATTGATAATTCTTTATTATATACTCAACCAGAAGAAGTATCTTATGCTTATGAAGAATTGTTAAAAGTTAGTAAAAACTTTACAATAGCAGCCTCTTTTGGTAATGTTCATGGGGTTTATAAACCAGGAAATGTACATTTATCTCCTATTATCTTAGCAAATTCTCAAGCTTTCATAGCTAAGAAATTTTCTACTGCTAAAAATGAAGTAAGTTTTGTTTTTCATGGTGGTTCTGGTTCTGATATTGAAGAAATAAGAGAAGCTATTTCTTATGGTGTTGTTAAAATGAACATTGATACAGATACACAATGGGCATTTTGGAAAGGTGTGAAAGAATACGAGGCAAAAAATAGAGATTATCTACAAGCTCAAATTGGAAACCCCGAGGGAGAAGATAAGCCTAATAAATCGTATTATGACCCACGAAAACTTTTAAGAGCAGGTCAAGTTACTTTGATTGAAAGATTAGAAGTTGCTTACAGTGATCTTCAAGGTTTAAACAAAAACTAA
- a CDS encoding MotA/TolQ/ExbB proton channel family protein, protein MDILDYIDKGGIIVTVLIVLNFFGFTIIIWKFLTLPRKNTMIKKIKNKIDFSKSTTVEIQIEYHTKKLETGLTYIKNIASIAPLLGLLGTVYGIFKSFEVMTSQGLGDPSIFAHGISIALITTIAGLIVAIPHHISYNHFIALIDEIELKAKKEILSL, encoded by the coding sequence ATGGACATACTAGATTATATTGATAAGGGTGGTATTATTGTTACTGTTCTTATTGTTTTAAATTTTTTTGGTTTTACAATTATTATTTGGAAATTTTTAACACTTCCACGAAAAAATACTATGATTAAAAAAATAAAAAATAAAATTGATTTTTCTAAAAGCACTACAGTGGAAATTCAAATTGAATATCATACAAAAAAACTAGAAACAGGTCTTACTTATATTAAAAATATTGCTTCAATTGCCCCATTATTAGGTTTATTAGGAACTGTATATGGGATTTTTAAATCTTTTGAAGTAATGACGTCACAAGGCTTAGGGGATCCAAGTATTTTTGCTCATGGTATTTCAATTGCTTTAATCACTACTATTGCTGGTTTAATTGTAGCCATTCCCCATCATATTTCGTACAATCATTTTATTGCACTTATTGATGAAATAGAATTAAAAGCAAAAAAAGAGATTCTTTCTTTATGA
- a CDS encoding HAMP domain-containing histidine kinase — MNSDQSIYKQFYTKLILATSLFIAILSLLFYGYTKSTIYESIQNSLLNDAKLIVKTSKNSKIDINNFLLIRSSGVTIDLIQIKNLDRVTYSRFSNGQDYFAQILYPLDLKNKHFIKITKNINSYMHMLNQIFQNLLFISLFGLFLVVFYAVTVSKTLLKPILLINDKLSKMNENYMTQIDKKSLPKEFHPLADSINGLTNKIQTFVKFKKELFIGAAHELKTPLAVMKLKNEVTLIKDRDISRYKETLQLSIKQINDMNSMISSILDIGRQEGAQFEKPIELNLVEFLQRKTNDYRMLSSQKNITITFYANVNKYITLIQPTLLIQIIQNFVQNAIKFTQDDGSISIRLEKRKDTIEISITDNGSGIDESIDLFAPFKRVGTQSGAGLGLFLAKSAADALGAQIYLKNRTDTQEGTIATLTLLVNPRCDLF, encoded by the coding sequence ATGAACAGTGATCAAAGTATATATAAACAGTTTTATACAAAACTGATTTTAGCTACCTCACTGTTCATTGCTATTTTATCCCTACTCTTTTATGGATATACGAAATCCACTATTTACGAAAGCATCCAAAACTCTTTATTAAATGATGCAAAACTCATTGTAAAAACAAGTAAAAACTCTAAAATTGATATCAATAACTTTTTACTAATACGTAGTTCTGGTGTTACAATTGATTTGATTCAAATTAAAAACTTAGATAGGGTTACTTACAGTAGATTCTCTAATGGGCAGGATTATTTTGCGCAGATTTTATATCCCCTTGATTTAAAAAACAAACATTTTATTAAAATTACAAAAAATATTAATTCTTATATGCATATGTTAAATCAAATATTCCAAAATTTATTATTTATTTCTTTATTTGGATTATTTTTGGTCGTTTTTTATGCAGTTACAGTATCTAAGACTTTGTTAAAACCTATTCTATTAATCAATGACAAACTTTCAAAAATGAATGAAAATTATATGACTCAAATTGATAAAAAATCCTTACCAAAAGAGTTTCATCCTTTGGCTGATTCTATTAATGGTTTAACCAATAAAATTCAAACCTTTGTAAAATTTAAAAAAGAGTTGTTCATAGGTGCGGCCCATGAATTAAAAACACCCTTAGCTGTTATGAAATTAAAAAATGAAGTTACTTTGATAAAAGACAGAGATATATCAAGATATAAAGAAACGCTTCAATTATCAATTAAACAAATCAATGATATGAACTCCATGATTAGCTCAATTTTAGATATTGGAAGACAAGAAGGTGCACAGTTTGAAAAACCTATTGAATTAAACTTGGTTGAGTTTTTGCAAAGAAAAACCAATGATTATAGAATGTTAAGTTCACAAAAAAATATTACTATTACGTTTTATGCCAATGTTAATAAATATATTACCCTAATCCAACCCACCTTATTAATTCAAATTATACAAAATTTTGTACAAAACGCAATTAAATTCACGCAAGATGATGGTTCCATCTCAATACGCTTAGAAAAAAGAAAAGATACAATAGAAATATCAATTACAGATAATGGAAGTGGTATTGATGAGAGCATAGATTTATTTGCTCCTTTTAAAAGAGTAGGTACTCAAAGTGGTGCTGGGCTTGGATTATTTTTAGCAAAAAGTGCAGCAGATGCGCTGGGAGCTCAAATATATTTAAAAAACAGAACAGATACACAAGAAGGAACAATAGCTACATTAACGCTATTGGTTAATCCTCGTTGCGATTTATTCTAG